One stretch of Pirellulales bacterium DNA includes these proteins:
- a CDS encoding Uma2 family endonuclease, with translation MATIPSPRLLGAEAEIEYPTGDGRPVGETPIHFKNLAVAVQTLDRHFEREPLVYVWGNMFVYYEKGNRHKHVSPDVFAAFGVPKDKPRDAYFIWEEGHGLDFVVELTSKSTQGEDLDDKMSIYQDEIVVPEYFLFDPKGEYLDPPLQGHRLRAGKYVPIEMVEGRLPSEVLGLHLERDAEWLRFYNPATGSWLPTPDELLLEEQAKRERAEAERERLAVELEGSGKELERLRKELEDWRRRFGEQLRGPSVGE, from the coding sequence ATGGCAACGATCCCTTCACCGCGGTTGCTCGGGGCTGAGGCGGAAATTGAGTATCCTACCGGAGACGGCCGGCCTGTGGGTGAAACACCGATCCATTTCAAGAACCTGGCGGTCGCGGTCCAGACGCTCGACCGGCATTTCGAGCGGGAGCCCTTGGTGTACGTGTGGGGCAACATGTTCGTCTATTACGAAAAGGGGAACCGACACAAGCATGTTTCTCCGGACGTCTTTGCCGCCTTTGGCGTGCCTAAAGACAAGCCGCGCGACGCCTACTTCATCTGGGAAGAAGGTCATGGACTGGACTTTGTGGTCGAGCTGACCAGTAAATCGACACAAGGCGAAGACCTCGACGACAAGATGTCGATCTACCAGGACGAGATCGTGGTGCCCGAGTATTTTCTGTTCGATCCCAAGGGCGAGTATCTCGATCCGCCGCTGCAGGGCCATCGTCTGCGCGCGGGGAAGTACGTTCCAATCGAGATGGTGGAGGGACGCTTGCCGAGCGAAGTTCTCGGTTTGCACCTGGAGCGTGACGCTGAATGGCTGCGGTTCTATAATCCCGCTACCGGGTCCTGGTTGCCCACGCCCGACGAGCTTTTACTCGAAGAGCAAGCGAAACGCGAGCGGGCGGAGGCGGAACGCGAGCGCCTAGCGGTTGAATTGGAGGGATCCGGCAAGGAATTAGAACGCTTGCGGAAGGAACTTGAGGACTGGCGGCGGCGTTTTGGCGAGCAGTTGCGCGGCCCTTCTGTCGGCGAGTAA